The Notolabrus celidotus isolate fNotCel1 chromosome 19, fNotCel1.pri, whole genome shotgun sequence DNA window CCAGTTCGTCCTGAAGGACGGGCAGCTGCTATGCAAGAGCGACTATGAGAGGGACAAGGACCTGTTCAGCACTGCCAGCCTGGACTGCTCCGACTCAGGTAACAAACACACCTCTCTGTCTCAGGTAAagattcacattcacacacacagactgaggaCTGAGGGAGATGACTTTCTGCTGGTTTACAGATAAGAGTGATGATGAGGACGTGGACGTGAAGTCAGAGAAAGGACGAGCTGCAGGAAAAGGCAGCGACGACAGTAAAGACCCCCGCCGGCCCAAACGGCCCCGCACCATCCTGACCACCCAGCAGAGGAGAGCCTTTAAGGCATCCTTCGAGGTCTCCTCCAAACCCTGCAGGAAGGTGAGCACGAAGATCTCAGATCATCCACGAGTAAGCTTTACTTTGAGAGCATGCTGAAACTACAGGAACTGATTCACTCTGAAGATCCGTGATCAGACGAGGAGTCGTAACGAGAAGCTTTAAAGCAGCAGACGGAAGTTTCTCAGTTTACATCAAGGAGAGCTACGAATCTGTTCCTTAGATTTACCCATAAATACACATCAATATGAATGAGGATGATGATAGTTAATTTGCTAAGGACTGATGCAAGTGCAAAAAACTACAAATCAAGAATAGGGAGATCTGTAGCAGTGTATCTTGCAGGGAACAATCTTTGCAGCGTCTCTCCGCAGTGTTCGTGTCCTCAGATGAGTTTCTCTCACTGAGGATGTCAAACCTGCTCATGCTTCTGCACACAGACTCATGAAACAGCTCGCCCTGCTCCTGTTGTCTTAGCTTTGTTGACCTGTTTCATTTGCAGACGGTGGAATCATGAAAGACAGAGCACAAAGCAGAGCACAgtgagagctgcagaaacacattaagaagaagaagatgttaGAGAGAGAGTCTCATAATGTTTGATATCAGACTGATATCTATCTGATCCTGTTTCACATGTAGCATGATGTAAGAGCTTTAAAGAGTGTACCTGTGCTGTAACCTGCAGGTGAGAGAGACTCTGGCAGCTGAGACCGGACTCAGCGTTCGAGTGGTCCAGGTCTGGTTCCAGAACCAAAGAGCCAAGGTCAGTTTTTCACATGCATTTCATTTTATCCAACCTTTATCTGCCCTGAGTTTCAAGTACACGGACCAGACCGTCGAACAGTCAGAGGAGTCCACCTCTCTCTGCAGTGCTCATACAGGATGGTTTCATAACGATGGTTCAGCTCATCCATCGGAAGTCAGGATGAATCCTCCTCCACCTTATTGTCAGACTCTCAGGGTTTTATGAAGGTTTAGGGTGTCCTGCAGAGACAGCGGGACCAGGACCAAGCACCCTTATTCTTTGTATTTGAAGTGTTCAGCTGTATTTCCACCAAGAGGTCCTGTTTGGTACAGCGTGCAGATATTTATGTTTTCACTGTCAAAAGTAGTGAAAGGAACCAAAATCACAAATCAGTCCCGTTCTACTTTTTTGACACCCTTCTGTTGGgaaaccaatcagaatcctgAGGGATTGGGGCTGGACTCACTGGAGTCAGCTGattcagagagagcagagattgTCCTAGATGATATATCTGTTAATCTGATGATATGTGATCAGtaaaattatgttttatgtAGGTTTTAATACATGTCAGGAGACACTTTCAAGTGTTATCAGGTGTCGGGCCGGTCTCATCAGGAAACCATcatgtgaaagaaaaacagctgagcagagagagaggctcaGAGATGGATacaaagggagagggagatcgCACAAGACCACATTATTCCTCAAACCTGTTATTAAATAATTTACATAACTTACCTGCAGCCGACATGATTCATGACAACTTTATTACAAACTAAAGGCTCGAATAAAGAGCTATGCAAGGTACGTCTTTTACCAAATTAACGTCCTGCacacaatttcagaataaaagcattgtgTGAAAACAAGGGAAGTCTTGTAGTAAAAAGATATCAGGCTTTTGCTTTAAAAATCATTCCAGAAGTGTTTTCATGTTATATATGAACATAAATGTAGCAGACATAAAGGTTGAGACCCAGGCATGGCTTGAAAAAATTCTCTAGTTTTTGGGCGTGTGAGTCAGCAGCAGGatgaactgtctgatctgtTAATTTGCACTCGGTGGAAATGCATCAATTGTGACTTAAGTGCTGCCATCTACATCCTAACAATGAACGACATCCACTCCATCATGTCCTCTTATTCTCTTAGTATCAAATGTAAAACAGCTGGAGCTGCATGGAAGTGTTCAATGTGCACCAACTCgagattttgattttatttccttCATATGTTCCAACAGTGCACCTGTGAGGAAGCCTCTCTTAAagttaaagtgtttcattcGTCAGTGTAACTCCATCAGCTTGTATCTCTCTCAGCTGGACGGTTTCTGGACGCTCAGAGAGTTAGAGAGATTTTGAGGAGTATCTGCATCCTGCTGGATCCCCAGAGGAAAATAAGTCCACTGGAGCCTGCCAGTCTCTGATTTCAGTCTTTAGAGGAGATTTCTGCTGCCTTACAGTCTTACTGACTAAACTCAACTGTTCTGATCCAAAAATGGATCCACACTGGCATCAATAAACGCAGGACTACAAATCCACGGATAAGTGAGACACCTGTCGACttttaactgaacatttccaagGAAGATGTGCCTTCATGCGTTCTGGTGAAGGTGTTAATCTGTGCACTCAGGCTGATTGGGCACTAACTCACAAACTCGTCTTATCTCAAGCTGTCCATCAAAAGTAACAGACGAGCGCTCGCTCTGCGAAGAACAATAATCGCCGTCATGTGAAAGAAGAGTCACGTGACAGAGAGCTGGAAGAGATAGCACCGAGCCAACAAgcctctcctgcagctcagactaCCTCACCACTGTGACACGgatcatcctcacacacacagagagagagagtccaacGTCAGGTACATCCACCTGAGCAGGTGTGTCCACTGACCCCGCCCCTGTTGTGTCTaacatcgtcatcatcatcaatcaGAGTCTCTGTTGTAGTCCAGATCCAGATCTCGGGGAACACGGGGTCTTGTTAGTTTGGGGTTTGCCAGAGGACTTAGTGTCTAACACCAGTCCTTCGTCAGTTAATCCTCTGAGGATCAGGATCTGATAATCTGTGATTTGGTTGGCTCGGAGGAATTTGTGAGAATAATCTGAACAAAGTCTGAAGATCCAGTCGGCCTTTTACTGCTGCCACTTATCAACTTATCAGACTTACATCACTGTTTGCTCCTAAAGTCTACAGTATAAAAATATCAGCTCTGGAACGAAGCCCGTCGTCCGTCTCTGCTGCACGGAGCTGATTCTTCTATTATTGATCATCACGTGTTCGTCTGACCATCTGATTAGATGTTTAATCCATAAATTAGAGATGAAGATGAATGAGGAGTGATTCACAGACGAGGAGAGGAACCAGAAGATACTCACATCCATCCTTTAACTGTCAGAATactctgctctgattggctgacagctAACACCTGACTGCAGCTCCATAGTTCTTCTGtgtctcctctttttaaaaacttaagTTAGAGGTCACTGGAGGGGAGCTGGTGGCGGTCttagtgcgccccatgtacagaggcttacagtcctcagtgcagaggtcgctggtttgactcccggccttgaccattggctgcacgtcttcccctgctctctgctccccacacttcctgtgtgtgtaaaacatggatgtagtctcagtgacagtGCATTTGAGCAGGGGTGGAGTTTTGGAGGTGgtttccgtgacgtcacccatctgtttctgaagcgctgttttgaggccaatcgtcagcggcagccatattgctgctgtcggtcgagtgtgacttaaagacgcgggctttgagcctcctagccaacagctacagtgttcccgcctgtcaataaagtcagctgtgcctcttattggaagactcgtaatccaAGTGTCTTGGAAATTGCAgctatagaaaaaaaatcatcccccgtacagtgtgtgccgatttagaaatgagctatcaagactacactcgtcttttgtaccaggctgtaaacatgtttatttctgctgtaaagatcatcttttttgaattggtgtgtatgtggtttccggtactaccggagccagcctcaagaggatcctccatgaactgcacttccgcattggactcatattttggaccagaggttgctgcttggtgagacatgagttgacgtagtgcaaaacacaaacgatgttcTAAGGACCGGTTTTGattcagtcacgatcatatggtcgcgaatcagcggcgttCGTGCATGTGAGAGGAGGCATCGTTTtggacggagtcctgaggaaatgctacattccaattcatgctagttttaagattttccgtgactaccaaccctagctttaagattaCCCAGACTATTTAAATGATTCTACTTCCCATGCATTTAAGAACTCcaacaaacacagtctgatatCAACCTGTTTATGATTTGGCAATGTTGATCAATGATTGATCATGTTCGGATTCATTTTTCTCCTGATCAGTCGAGTGAAAGAATGATGAAGCGTGATGGTTGTTACTCTAATAGATAATGAACCTTTCTAATATCTTTATAAACCCAACATCAGACTGAAGTCAGATGCGCTTTAAAAAAATGGTTTAGAGGTGATCGACATCTGGGTGTTGTTTGCTCAGTGTTAGCCACATGCTAATCcttgactgtttgtttgtttacagatgAAGAAGTTAGCGCgcagacagcagcaacagcaggagcaacacAGCAACCAGAGGCTGGGACCAGGTGAGGGTttatcatctgtgtgtgtggctgtgtgcgagcatgtctgtgtgtgtttagctgtcTGTGATGTTACAAAGACACAgtgatgttttctgtgtgtttgttctagTGGAAGTGACAGTTTACTGACAGAGATGTGGTTTCTGAATAATCAGCAGAAACAGCTGAAACATGATTTATGTCTGAAATAAACAGAGAGGAGACTCCTCTGCAGGGAAGGGTTGCTCTGTACAggtaaatgttgctctgtgcaGTTAAACGTTGCTCTCTGTGCAGGTGAACGTTGCTCTCTCAGCAGGTAAACGTTGCTCTCTGTGCAGGTGAACGTTGCTCTCTCAGCAGGTAAACGTTGCTCTCTGTGCAGGTGAACGTTGCTCTCTCAGCAGGTAAACGTTGCTCTCTGTGCAGATAAACGTTGCTCTCTGTGCAGGTGAACGTTGCTCTCTGTGCAGGTAAACGTTGCTCTCTGTGCAGGTAAACGTTGCTCTCTCAGCAGGTATATGTTGCTCTCTCAGCAGGTAAACGTTGCTCTCTGTGCAGGTAAACGTTGCTCTCTTACCAGGTAAACGTTGCTGTCTCTGCAGGTAAACGTTGCTGTCTGCAGGTAAACGTTGCTCTCTCAGCAGGTAAACGTTGCTCTCTCAGCAGGTAAACATGGTTCTCTTGTGGTCTCAATGATGTTTCTGTGAGCAGCCTCGGGGCTTATTGTCTCTGCGGTCTCACGGCGGATATGAGCAGACAGTTTAGATAAGTGTCTCGGTGCTTTGGCAGGCGCTGCCTCTCTCTGTTCAGGGACTTCCTGCGTGTAAATATTGGCAGAGCAGCGGCTTTattacagtgaagctgctgctgttaaCCAAATGAGCTGAGCAAACCAGCAAACCGAGGATGTTTGAAGATGATGTTAGGATGAGATGAAGCCTCCTGCATGAGTGGAGAGACATCCTGCAGATCAAACACGCTGGGTTTACACAGTGACTTTACAATAAACTGATTATACTGTGTGCATTTAAGGGAGCTGTTCagcagggaggggggggggggtgaaccaagaggaagaggatccagttttaaagtcatttaatcATCGGTCTGAATTCATACAGACTTCACAGAGAGGAGTCTAAAATACATCTATGAGCTTCAATCTGTGACTAATCAAAACAGCCCTCATTTAACACAGGGACATAAAATCAGTGTGAGTGAATATCAGTCTCTCTAACGTCCAGGAGGGGGCGACTCCTCTAATTGtatatcagtctctgtaacgTCCAGCAGGGGCCGACTTCTCTGATTGtatatcagtctctgtaacgTCCAGGATGGGGCGACTCCTCTGATTGCatatcagtctctgtaacgTCCAGGATGGGGCGACTCCTCTGATTGCATATCAGTCTCTAtaacgtccagcagggggcgacccCTCTGATTGCAACACAGCATGATAGTAaatgttcctcctcttcctcagctgaTTTTTTCTCTTAGTAAACACTTAGTAAACACTAATGAGTTTTTGGTCTCAGTCTCTagcttcttcttcaacacagcatgatgttcatttagtgaATGATGGTCCATTTAGAGtcagagagagcaggaagagggagaggagtccgaagggggaggagtcagacagGGGACACCTGTTAGGTTTATCAATGGAGcttaatttaaaatccttttatCAAAGTTTCTTTGGATTATTTATGAATGTAGATAAAGCCAGATATTATTTCAcgtaactacaacaacaaaccgtcataatGAGCAGAGTCTGCTCCGGTCTGTACAGTCCGACTTCTTTCTACAATCAGTGGAGTAGCCCCCTACTGGACGTTAAAAGGATGCAGGATGAAGGCACTTTAAAATCTGAGCCATTTATTAAAACTCACATACAGATTGTGGTGTTGGAtgatataaattattattatctataataataatgataaataacaataacataagtaataagaataagaatataatagaagtaataataattataataacaacattttttaatgataataataataataataataataataataaaaattgtaataataataattataataattatgataataataataatataataacaataataataataatattataatataatcatgttaattataataataataatataatctcTTGCTGTAcctgtctcctctgtgtgttgcAGACATGTTGTCGGGCTGCATGGAGGGTCTGCTCAGCTCGTACTCAGGACCCCTCCCTCCAAACCAGCAGCAGCTGGTCAGCATGGAGACCAACGGGTACAACACAGACCCCTTCCAGCAGGGCCTCACCCCCCCACAGATGCCCGGAGACCACATGAATCCCTACGGTCAGTTTCTGCACTCTGACTCTACCTCTGGATCCGAGCTCtgaccctcctctctgtgtcgcCATTGTCTCTCCTGTCGAGTCTGAACATAAACACGTCGCATAttagtgttttaatatttaaaatcagACAGAATGAAGACTCAAATTAAAGACCGTGTTCACACtttagtctctctctctttatcgaCTCGCTCTGATGACCAAGCCGTCACTCCTGTTTTATTATCAGAGAGACAATAACGTCTGACCGCGATTAAAAATGGATGAGTCATCAAGTTTCATCGTTTAGACACAATCAGACCAATAAACCAGAGTGACACCCAGGAGGGCtgtaaaacactcacacacacacacacacacacacacacacacacacacacacacacatacacacacacacacacacacacacacagctcttcaTAAACTTCAGTGA harbors:
- the LOC117831195 gene encoding LIM/homeobox protein LMX-1.2-like codes for the protein MLNDIKVEDRLRTEDSCLQETASSCSPLQQLVCAGCTRIISDRFLLRVNGTSWHEECLQCAACQQPLTATCYCRDSKLYCREDYRRLFATKCSGCLEKIASTEFVIRALESVYHLSCFCCCICERQLLKGDQFVLKDGQLLCKSDYERDKDLFSTASLDCSDSDKSDDEDVDVKSEKGRAAGKGSDDSKDPRRPKRPRTILTTQQRRAFKASFEVSSKPCRKVRETLAAETGLSVRVVQVWFQNQRAKMKKLARRQQQQQEQHSNQRLGPDMLSGCMEGLLSSYSGPLPPNQQQLVSMETNGYNTDPFQQGLTPPQMPGDHMNPYGTDSIFHDIDSDASLTSISDCFMTTPDIGPLQGNPIDRLYSMQSSYFAS